The sequence tcaGCCTCATATAGCAAATCAATAATGATAGTGGGAgtttcgtggccgagcggttaagagcaccgaattcaaactctggtgtttctgatcagcagagggtgggttcgaatccccagccgtgacacttgtgtccttaagcgagacacataaccattgcttcgtccttcggatgggacgtaaagccgttggtcccatgtgttgtgtaaacgcgtgtaaaagaacccagtgtacttatcgaaaagagaaggggttcgccccggtgttcctggctggattggcagcatattgcgccacagcaccttgtaaaccattacatggtgcttaaggattaggtcttatatctcaaaaattcaccccactccttgcagtaataatacctggcgctttgtatcctttggcaaaaggcgcgttataaatacggttattattattactattattgttattataatagtggcttcttatatatcGGGCATATAACTtgctcagtgacgctcaaggctcttcaacatacagtataccctgcaaggtatgtgggactgtgTCTGAATTTtaagacctactccttttacatagcacaatGTAATAGTTTATAagggtgctgtggcgcaatatgctgccaatccagccacgGACACCGAaaggtgcactgggttcttttacaggcATTACACACAACATGGGACCGACgactttatgtcccatccgaaggacggagCAATAAGTATCTTGGTTAAGTGTCTCCGAAAGGACCATAGTGTCaggactgggactcaaacccacacttgttTTATGAAACTTTACCTACGCAGTTTCTTAAAAACTAGAAGATTGCAATGAATATTCTCTCTTTGTTGTTTACAGGTGTGAAAGTGATTGAAGGTGTGAAAATCAATAGAATATTATCGGAGAAGCGGAAAGTGTCTGTGGTTCAGACCTCTCTTGGGGACATCAAGTGCAAATACTTCGTCAACGCAGCTGGACAGGTTtgaaaaacttgtttttcttcaattttataTCATGTTTCTGTGAACCGTTAGTCACGTCTCAAATTTGTTAAGAATAATCCTTGGTTCTTatttatagcgctttatcacacccctaagtGGAGTATCAAAGCACTAAGTATTTTTccttggtatttttttttgaggtatgtggagctacgttttgaagtatgaggcatattcctttaaagcaccatgAAATGATTTATAGTTAACAagttgctgtggcgcaatatactGCCGATCAAAACACCGAGGCGAACCCCTTAGTCTTTTCGATaatgtgcactgggttcttttatgtgcgttacacaaaacacaggaCCAACTACTTTACgtccatccaaaggacgaagcatcatggttgagtgtcttgcttaaggacaaaagtTTCAcgcacgactgggactcgaacccacactctgctgatcagaaacaccagagcttgagtccggtgctcttaaccgcttacaatgtaattattttttttgtgagcTTTTGTCTTGTTAATTTGACATTGTTTGCACATATTTTCACTGGTTCCCTTCGTTTACTTCTTACAGTGGGGTAGAGACGTTGGTTTGATGAGTTCACCGGTAGTCAACGTTCCCATGCACACCACAGCACACATGTACCTGATAATGAAACCTTTAGATGGAGTTAACTTCAAGACGCCATGTATGTATATCTGtttcaatatatattttttccctcTCAAAATTCCTTATATAGCTTACCACAACAATTAGTTGTacttaggtgaggtttgtggtagcactaTCTCTTTTGAGGAGTGTTGATTTTCAAGAAGAGTCTAAAATGAAAACCTATTTGTACttgattcttttcagaaccaacattactcgAACCTTATGGTGCTACAACAAACCTCACTTAGTTATACTCCCACCACGCAAAGTTACAAATCCTACttgtatttttattaatattttgcttaaaaatcACCTTTTCATTGACAAAAACTTGACCCTACCTTTGAGATGGATTGATAATGTATAAATTTCATTTACCGATcagctcaccattgcttgttactactAAACTAATTGTAGGTGATTAATCTTTGCAGATGTCCGTGATTATGACAGCTTAAATTACCTGCGAGAATGGAGCGGTGGTTTGATGTGTGGTTGCTTTGCCAGTGAAGCTAAGCCGATATTTTATGACGGCATTCCAGAGAAGTCAGAGTTTCTGTCTCTACCTGAGGATTGGGATCATTTCCGTGAGTCTTCATTTTTGTCTGCTGAGTTATTTTTTGATTATAGACGTAAACAACCTGAATTTCAAGTTCTTTGActctagtcttctcacttggtgtatctcaacatatgcataaaataacaaaccggtgaaaatttgagcttaattggttgtcgaagctgtgagaaaataatggaaggaaaaaaaaacacccttgtcacacgtagttgtgtgctttcagatgcttcacttctaggcctcaaaatctaattcttgaggtctcaaaatcaaatttgtggaaaatttcttccttctcaaaaactatgttacttcagagggagcgtttctcacaatgttttatataatcaacagctctccattgctcgttaccaagtaagttttttatgctaacgattattttgagtaaaaaccaatagtgtccactgcctttaaagtgatgaAGCCAATCTTCTTCGATTTGGAGCGCGACACCACTTGGTGTTTTCTGTCAATGATGTTGCGGCTGAGTTGTTCCCAGATCTCCCTGTCCCTCATGCATGTAGATAGTTCTCCAGCAGTCACAAACCCAGTATCCCTTCTGAGCAGATCAACATAGGTCAGATGACCTCGACCTCCTTGAGCTTGACTTTGCTTAGACTCCGAGAGGACAAGCTTGCTGGCGTAAAGCTCAGGGTGACGAtagcagtgccctgcaaacttcactCTTCTTGCGCAGAGTTATAGACTTGTTGAGAAGTCATCAAAGGTTTTTTCACAGAGATAgcgttctctttttttttacatttgcaTATTATGTGATTTCAGAGCCTCATCTTGAAGCCTTGCTTCATCGAGTCCCCGCTGCTTCCAAGATGGAGGTCAGACAGTTATTTACCGGCCCAGAATCATTCACTCCGGATCACGTCTGTCTCTTTGGTGAAGCACCTGAGGTATGAATGATGTAGATGAAAAGCCCTGTTCACACTGTGCCCCTATCCCCGGGGAATACATCCCGGGGGTGGCCCCTTGGACTTGTTTTACCCTTATGGTTACCCTGGTGCACTGTCCCCGCTTAGGTTCTTATTCCATGGGGTTTTAGTTGCCCATTCCAAGAATACCCCCAGGGCTTTGtgcttacccctactccagagcaggttGGCTATCCCAAGGGTTATGCCCATTTGCTGGGGCAGACTGGGGCAGACTGGGGTAAAGCGaacatagtgtgaaaaggccggcCATTATTCCCCAGGGTAAATAGAggagtgtgaaaagggctatagaGAGAGAGGAGATGAGGGAAGGAGTTTGACATTGTTTGGTCACATTTTAGAAAATGTAATCCTTACACTAAAGACAGTGTCACTGTAGCAGTATGAAGCAAGCTTTAGAATGGTAacccccagggcccaattacaGACTCTGCTTACTGTATGCAAAGAATCTGCGCTTCCGGAATTCCGTGCTTAAAACGTATTTCGCAGGTTAGAGGACCCTTTTTGCTTGTGTCATGCGTACTCAAGGTATCTAGGCACTTTTTGCTTACTCAgctagtgcagaattcggcgtttgcacagtaagcggagaatggtgatcgcagAGCTTGGGTCTGCTGAACTGGAACACCAGGCCCACGACACGCCATATATCTGATAAATACCTAATCTATACCTCATTTTCACTGTAGATAAAGAACTATTACTTGATGGCCGGTTTCAACTCTCTCGGTATGACACTGTCTGGTGGAGTTGGAGAGCTTTTAGCGGAGATCATCATTAAAGGCAGATCATCGATTGGATACTGGGCAATGAATCCTCAGCGTTTCTTACCACAGCAGAATAACAAAGAATATCTACGAGATAGAGCCACTGAAATAGAAGGTTAGAAGATTCTTTGAAATTTTGATAGATAGAAACTTGCATCgacaacaaaaaatattaatttcagttttacccatatactAAGTtaccatatacaccgatgtgtgttagcagtgATACTCGGTACTCTTCAaaactctgtgaaaaaaataacatgcgtattactggggtgggattcaaacccacaaaccttgcaattctagagcagtgtcttaccaactagaccaccaagattgcccggtagctagggGCAGTTTGAATTCTATAATTTGTTAGCGGCTGAAATAGAAGGTAAGAAGCTTCTATGAAATTATcaaagggtgtcatggccgagtagTTAAGAACATGgatttcaagttctggtggttattagtcatcggagtgtgggttcgggtcccagTGGtggcacttgtgttcttgagcaagatgctttactatcaTTGCTTCTTTTTACCCAGTGGTATAAAtgagtacctgcgagggtacaGGTTGATACTGTGAAATGGAAAAGCCACTAGCACGATACTGCAGTTCAGGGCTAagagaaagattaaaaaggaatgttattggtctaatgaccagggcactaatgaccagggcactaatgaccagggcactaatgaccagggcactaacgACCATGGCactaatgaccagggcactaacgaccagggcactaatgaccagggcactaatgaccagggcccatTGTCTTAGAAAGCAGTTTGATGTTCAGGTGGACCTTTTGTATTGATGTTCAGGTACTAGTTTCTGATTTGTCTAATCTATGTCTTAATGATGTTGTTGTGAATCAGGAAAACACAGTAAGATCGGCTATCCAGAGACTCAATACAGAACGGGTAGAAAGCTACGATGCGGACCGCTCTACGCCCGGCTAGCCCAAGCGGGGGCGGTATTCGGGGAGACTATGGGCATGGAACGACCTTTATGGTATATGGAAGAAGGGGATACAGGTAAGgttattatttctttgtattCATGTTCTGAAGTTTTTAATGCAATATTTAGAGTAAATTGAGATGTTATCAATCTGTAAGACTCATTATTCAACATTGTCTGATCATCACATATTCACTTCAAGCCAATAGGGTCATCACTTATTCACTGTGAGCCAATATGGGGGTAGTGTAAGACTCATGAATATTCACTACTGTCTGATCACCACACATTCACTGTGAGCCAATAGGGTGATTAAAACTCACTGTGGGCCAATAGGGTCATCACTTATTCACTGTGAGCCAATGGGGTGTAGTGTAAGACTCATGAATCAATGCAGTGGTGCTTTATTTTTCAGATGAATTCACTGAGGAAATACAACAAGGAACGTTCAGTAAGCCCGGCTGGTTTGATATGGTGAAGGCCGAGTATTGGGCATGTAGGGAGTCCGTCTGTCTCATGGATATGACACCGTTTACAAAATTGGAGTTGCAGGTAAGTGTCATATCTGGactttgcggtaacaccaagtgaaaagctCTTTTGAGTAGTATTGGCTATATTTTCCCGCTTTTTCTGGATACCTTACCTTAATCCTTTGCTCTTCTTTtattctataaatggatatgtatttgtttatacttgttttatgcctctgaagaaggtctggtttggatcgaaagctaaggccatctaccctatttattatttatatttcaaTATATAATTGTTCTCTTTAGGCCCAGCTAGAGAGGAGAGcctctttgttttctttaaagcgATCCATCGGGCTACAGCTGTTTCTTTTATCCTTcctctgtatttgaattgcccCTTGCTgtatctttgaatgtttttacctTACTaataatttgcaatttttttactgtaatatttgttttattttaaatcttaagAGATATACAAACAGTGATTACTAGTTGGACATGGGCTATCAAGGTTATACAAAAGTTATCTACtcgagaaataaaataaattaaatattaaaatattgttttcccgctttttttctggatccttcccttaatccctttcccctatttttttcttctataaatggatacgtatatgtttgtacttgttttatgcctgtgaagaaggtccggtttggatcgaaagctaaggccatctaccctactcattaaatattaaaatataaaataggGAAAATTAGTTACAGAGTTAATTACTTTGACGAGTTGTGCCAGTGGAAAGGAAGTAATTTGGGGTAATTTCTATCTTGTGTTCTCCTCTTTGATGACAGGGCAGTGGGACAACATCTTTACTGCAAAGACTGTGTCCTAATAACATGGACATCCCAATAGGAAGCGTGGTTCACTCCGGAATGCTCAACGAGTTTGGTGGATATGAGAACGACTGTAGTGTTGCACGCTGTGAACAGGACAGGTTGGTCTATATTAGTATTTATATAGATATCATCTGTTCAAGTTATTATTTtgcttattttaatattttgtatttaatttttcttttttaaagagtaGTATGAACTAAATGTTGGTGTGaactgaaattgaattgaatatatcTTAAATGGTCAATGCTTGGGCTTTTGCCATGTATAAAAATACTTTTCCGCAAGTTTGTACAAGCCAAATAGTGGGAAACGAAATCTGTGAGTGAGGGTAATTATCTGAAAGCCTCTTTTGCCTCGGGCTATGTTTAAACACTGACTGGTTTATATCACTCGTTTAATCATGGCCACTTAATCTCCTCTCGACCAAACAAAATTTGTGAGCTGTTGTGTTTGGACAAGTTGGCCACCCACAACCAAAGGCTCCTTCACTGGATACTAAATCAATGATttacttaaaacccatctgttttgtcaatcaGAATAGTCTGGTTGTAGCACTGCGAAGTGATctataaatgttttaattttttttattattattagtttatgCCTGTTACTTTCTTTTTAATTCCTTGCAGGTATTTTCTTATCTGTCCAACTAAGTCAAGAGTCAAAAGTATCAACTGGATTGCGAGTCATCTCCCCACGGATGGCTCAGTGGCTATGCATGACATTAGCGATCAATACGTTGGTCTGAACGTCCTGGGTCCTAAAGCCAGGAATGTCTTGCAGAAACTGACCAGTACACCACTCAGTACGGCTAGTTTCAAACCCTTCTCATACAAGGTGAGTGACCAACGGAGTGAATGGATTGGCTGACCAGAATTAACATACTAGATGTTAAGGCCAGGATTAGCTGATCAGAATTAACATATTAGAAGTAAAAGGCCAGGATTGGCTGATCAGAATTAACATATTAGATGTTAAGGCCAGGATTGGCTGATCAGAATTAACATATTAGATGTTAAGGCTAGGATTGGCTGATCAGAATTAACATATTAAATGTTAAGGCCAGGATTGGCTGACCAGAATTAACATATTAGATGTTAAGGCCAGGATTAGCTGATCAGAATTAACATATTAGAAGTAAAAGGCCAGGATTGGCTGATCAGAATTAACATATTAGAAGTAAAAGGCCAGGATTGGCTGATCAGAATTAACATATTAGATGTTAAGGCCAGGATTGGCTGATCAGAATTAACATATTAGATGTTAAGGCTAGGATTGGCTGATCAGAATTAACATATTAAATGTTAAGGCCAGGATTGGCTGACCAGAATGAACATATTAGATGTTAAGGCCAGGATTAGCTGATCAGAATTAACATATTAGAAGTAAAAGGCCAGGATTGGCTGATCAGAATTAACGTATTAGATGTTAAGGCTAGGATTGGCTGATCAGAATTAACATATTAGATGTTAAGTCCAGGATTGGCTGATCAGAATTAACATATTAGATGTTAAGTCCAAGATTGGCTGATCAGAATTAATGTATTAGATGTTAAAGCCAGGATTAGCTGATCAGAATGAACATAAAAAGTAATCAAATGTAAATAGGGTTTCATGGATGAAAGGTTTTAAGCtttaaattcaagttctggtggttaagtcataggagtgtgggttggaatcccggtcataacacttgtgtccttgagcaagacaattcactataattgcttctcttcacccagggggtaAAAATGGGTACAcaagctcagggctgtatactctccagagtggagaaagattacaggaatgttgttGAGTGCAAAGGGCATTGACACGGTTCTTGTAAAATAGGCTTTTTAAGAACTATTTATAAATACCCGGGACAGTTTACCCGTTCTGATTggttggggtgtttaaacagatGATATATccacagtaaaaagtgtttaaacataggCATGACGCAGGAGCTTATCACGCTATTTTACGCGAGAATCTCCAGAGTAATGAAATGATGAATATTAAAATGTtcactttttcacttttcttgACAATCACTTACTTGCACTATTATGAAATTTTTTCCacaatttttatattattttttttattcaggaGATGAACATAGGTTATGCTACCAATGTTCGAGTTACGACCATCACCCATGCAGGAGAAGATGGTATGGTACTGTACATACCAAATGAGGTAATTATGTTATTTCAATATC comes from Asterias amurensis chromosome 3, ASM3211899v1 and encodes:
- the LOC139934738 gene encoding pyruvate dehydrogenase phosphatase regulatory subunit, mitochondrial-like, which encodes MLRTYSTRITRCIQHAYKYPTSTVPSVLHRHHSSESTLDAQQGQLPKEAEVVICGGGIAGLSAAYNLAKQGLTDVVLLEQGSLTCGTTWHAAGLIGLFRKDSLHAALSLRTANLYARLEEETGLSTGYTKTGSVIVAQTKDRMIEIKRNAALAKARNLEHTLLAPSEINSLVPWLRTDDLEGGIYLPQDGVTDPTNTAMSLARGAKNRGVKVIEGVKINRILSEKRKVSVVQTSLGDIKCKYFVNAAGQWGRDVGLMSSPVVNVPMHTTAHMYLIMKPLDGVNFKTPYVRDYDSLNYLREWSGGLMCGCFASEAKPIFYDGIPEKSEFLSLPEDWDHFQPHLEALLHRVPAASKMEVRQLFTGPESFTPDHVCLFGEAPEIKNYYLMAGFNSLGMTLSGGVGELLAEIIIKGRSSIGYWAMNPQRFLPQQNNKEYLRDRATEIEGKHSKIGYPETQYRTGRKLRCGPLYARLAQAGAVFGETMGMERPLWYMEEGDTDEFTEEIQQGTFSKPGWFDMVKAEYWACRESVCLMDMTPFTKLELQGSGTTSLLQRLCPNNMDIPIGSVVHSGMLNEFGGYENDCSVARCEQDRYFLICPTKSRVKSINWIASHLPTDGSVAMHDISDQYVGLNVLGPKARNVLQKLTSTPLSTASFKPFSYKEMNIGYATNVRVTTITHAGEDGMVLYIPNEFAVHLYDLLMKTGADYGIRPAGFNALRWLRTEKCYAYWGIDFNSHNTPFEIGREMRVNFDKEIEFIGQSALIKQQQEGMHQRMAALILEDHNVDTDLWCWGGEPIYRNGQLAGTTTSSAFSASLGSMLCLGWLHNTDPRTGQSSVVTHDFITKAKYEIDIAGQMFSAKANLYPPKIVTKQPLHG